The Phyllostomus discolor isolate MPI-MPIP mPhyDis1 chromosome 9, mPhyDis1.pri.v3, whole genome shotgun sequence nucleotide sequence AGTGCGCTGTGCGGTCTTCATCCTTTCCCAGAGCCTTCCTTCTGCTCACCCTTCCTAGGCACAAATAAAGCACGTTGACCCCGGGATAAACTATGCTGTTACGAGAGGCTTTACAGCTCACTTGAGACTATGTAAGGAGTCAGTGCagatgggtctttttttttcttttaaatattgtattgtttatgctattacagttgtcccaatgttcccCTCTTTTCCCATCCACCCAGCCCGTCCCCCACCCGTTCTCACAGTCAGCCCCACACCAACGGTTCACTGCCTACCCCTTTCTCGCTCACCGTGCACGCCAGTCATCCCCTTGAACTGGACCCACCTGGGTCTATGGGGCCTTGGCACCTGATCTGCAAGGACAGTGAATAACCAATGGCTGTAGGGTTCTGATGAACGGTGTCACTGATCCAGTACCCAAGCTCTGGATGTCTCCCCTGCTTAGAACTCTGTGGAAGGCAGCCGCTAAGGACAAAATCGTACTCCGAGTCCCTGGGGCCACACGAGGGAGACCGGGGTGGCTGTTTTCCAGGCAGTTCCTTGGGCTTTTGGAGTTCTGACTGTCACTCCGGGCTGTCATTCAGGCACTTCTCTTTCCTGTTCTGTATTCCAGAGTATATTTTGGAACCTCCGCCCTGCAGAGTGGCCCCTGGAAACTGTACTATGTTCTGTACAGAGCAGGAAGATTGCCCAACAGGACTTCAGTGCTGTTCTGCCTTCTGTGGGATAATCTGTACGGTAAACACACAGGACACCCGTAAAAAGTAAGGGGCTtctcaggcccagccctgcccctggcgCTGCTGGTGGGGGCTCCACGGGAGGGTGTCTCACCAGCTGTTACAATggatctctttctccttctcttcaccAAGAAAATCTCCATAAATGTCATGATTAAGAGCCTTCTTGAGCTCCTGCCCTACAGAATCCTTCTCTCCTTGTCATCACATCTGTGAATCTCTGAATCTGCCCCTCAGAATGCCCTCACCAAGCCCTGCATCTGCAGACCCTGCCCTGACCCAGGACCCCCCTttaccctggggcctggggcgctATATCTGGGGCTGCGAGTGTCACCAAAATCCAAAAGCAAAACTgttctgtttctgcttttcccTCTCCCACCAAATGCCACTGTTTGGCCCCTAGTGCTCCTGGGCTCTGGAGGTCCTCCGGCCCAAAGGAAGCTTTGGTTAACCACCAGGGGCGTGAACCACAGTCTGCTGAATGGAGAGCCCTCCCGGAGCCGAGAAAGGGCAATAGAGTGCTGATGAGACATCTAGTCTCTAACCCAGTCTTGCAACTGTCTTTCTAGGATCTTGGGTAAGACAGTGCCCTGTGTTCGCCTTTCCTTTTCTCATGCATCAAATGAGGACTCTTTGTTCCAAGCTTGCAAGATTGTAAGTCCCAGATGAGGTCTCAACAGGCCCACAAGGCAGGAGACTCAACCAGCAAGCTTCTAAAACGTCTTGTTCTGTGATGTGCTCCTTGCTCTGAGCACAATACCCTACATGTGAGGCAAGGGACAGAgagatcaaacaaacaaacaaacaagcaagcaaacaaacaaaaatgtacagaACGATGAAGTATGGGCCCAGAGCCAAATACCTGGACTCAAATCCTAACTCTACCACTTTTTAGCTTGAGTGACCTCAGACAagttaatttgcttctctctgggcATCAACTTTCTCCTCTTTAATACTAGAACAATAATAATGAGATTACAATAGATCATCCATGCAAGCTCTACATAATAATTGCTCGGTAAATATTAGCAATTAGGCAACCATTTCTCTCTCAAGAGACTGCCCCTTGCAACGAAACCCCACCTCTTCCAAGGCTCCACATCGGAGGCAGGAGCCTAAGTGTGACTCCTCGT carries:
- the WFDC13 gene encoding WAP four-disulfide core domain protein 13, encoding MKPVPLLQLLLSILLAPQLVPGSPKQHLIKYILEPPPCRVAPGNCTMFCTEQEDCPTGLQCCSAFCGIICTVNTQDTRKKKSP